A window of Gloeocapsopsis sp. IPPAS B-1203 contains these coding sequences:
- a CDS encoding nucleotidyltransferase domain-containing protein gives MNDKIKVVLAQLREYLETLYGAQLDQVVLYGSQARGDAQPDSDIDVLIVLKQPVDSFVEIERTGEFTSHLCLENNVLISRTFTSTAQFQNETGGFFRNVRREGIAV, from the coding sequence ATGAACGACAAAATAAAAGTAGTTCTAGCACAGTTACGAGAATACCTAGAAACACTCTATGGCGCACAGCTTGATCAAGTAGTGCTATATGGCTCTCAAGCTAGAGGTGATGCTCAACCTGATTCAGATATCGATGTTTTAATTGTTCTCAAACAACCTGTTGATTCTTTCGTAGAAATTGAGCGTACTGGAGAGTTTACCTCGCATTTATGCTTAGAAAATAATGTCTTAATCTCCAGAACTTTTACTTCCACAGCACAATTTCAAAACGAAACTGGTGGATTTTTTCGTAATGTGCGCCGTGAGGGAATTGCTGTATGA
- a CDS encoding pentapeptide repeat-containing protein, producing MDTSDLIAKYIAGERDFKAINLIGASLAKINLSGASLREASLSEADLSQADLVGTNFREASLSKANLSKANLSGANLNGANLFAANLQGANLNGAELKMADLRMANLSGADLQGASIWGAFLTGAKLQGTIMPDGTVHE from the coding sequence ATGGATACTTCCGATTTAATCGCAAAGTACATCGCTGGAGAACGAGATTTTAAAGCTATTAATTTGATTGGTGCTAGCTTAGCGAAAATTAACCTCAGTGGTGCTTCGTTGCGTGAAGCATCGCTGAGTGAGGCTGATCTCAGTCAAGCTGACTTAGTAGGTACTAATTTTAGAGAAGCTTCCTTGAGTAAAGCAAACTTAAGTAAAGCAAACTTGAGTGGTGCTAACCTTAATGGGGCAAATTTATTTGCAGCAAATCTCCAAGGCGCTAACCTCAATGGTGCAGAATTGAAAATGGCAGATCTCAGGATGGCAAACTTAAGTGGTGCTGACTTACAAGGCGCAAGTATTTGGGGTGCATTCTTGACAGGAGCAAAATTACAAGGAACAATTATGCCAGATGGTACAGTTCATGAGTGA
- a CDS encoding DUF2283 domain-containing protein, whose product MKIRYFQDTDTLSIRLNDKPSLESEEIADDVVVDFDAEGKVVGIEIERAAAKVELQHFEMSGFQVLVT is encoded by the coding sequence ATGAAAATTCGCTACTTTCAAGATACTGATACATTATCAATTCGGTTGAACGACAAACCAAGTTTAGAATCCGAGGAAATTGCTGATGATGTGGTAGTAGATTTTGATGCAGAGGGTAAGGTTGTAGGTATTGAAATTGAACGGGCTGCTGCTAAAGTTGAATTACAGCACTTTGAAATGAGTGGTTTTCAAGTTCTAGTTACGTAG
- the ilvD gene encoding dihydroxy-acid dehydratase gives MPDNFKSHVVTQGVQRSPNRAMLRAVGFGDNDFLKAIVGIANSHSTITPCNMGINQLAQRAEAGVRAAGAMPQMFGTITISDGISMGTEGMKYSLVSREVIADSIETACTGQSMDGILAIGGCDKNMPGAMIAIARMNIPAIFVYGGTIKPGHHNGRDLTVVSAFEAVGQYSAGKIPYEELLEVERKACPGAGSCGGMYTANTMSSAFEAMGMSLPYSSTMAAEDAEKADSTEKSAFVLVEAIRNQLLPRQILTRLAFENAISVIMAVGGSTNAVLHLLAIAHTAGVKLTLDDFETIRARVPVLCDLKPSGQFVATDLHRAGGIPQVMKMLLVHDLLHGDALTITGKTVAEVLADVPAEPRPDQFVIHPWDKPIYQQGHLAVLRGNLATEGAVAKITGVKKPVITGPARVFESEEACLDAILAGKIVAGDVIVIRYEGPKGGPGMREMLAPTSAIIGAGLGDSVGLITDGRFSGGTYGMVVGHVAPEAAVGGAIALVQEGDTITIDAPQRLLNLHVSDEELRSRRAKWQPPQPRYTKGVLAKYAKLVSSSSVGAVTDLGL, from the coding sequence ATGCCGGACAATTTTAAAAGCCACGTTGTTACCCAAGGCGTACAGCGATCGCCTAATCGTGCAATGCTGCGTGCAGTAGGGTTTGGAGATAACGATTTTCTTAAAGCGATCGTCGGAATTGCCAATAGTCATAGCACAATCACTCCCTGCAATATGGGAATTAATCAACTCGCGCAACGCGCTGAAGCTGGAGTTCGTGCCGCTGGCGCAATGCCGCAAATGTTCGGTACGATCACCATCAGCGATGGTATCTCGATGGGAACTGAGGGAATGAAATATTCCTTAGTGTCGCGTGAAGTCATTGCAGATTCGATTGAAACTGCGTGTACGGGACAAAGTATGGATGGGATCCTGGCAATCGGTGGTTGTGATAAAAATATGCCAGGGGCAATGATTGCGATCGCTCGCATGAATATTCCCGCAATCTTTGTGTATGGTGGTACGATTAAGCCTGGTCATCACAATGGACGCGATTTAACGGTTGTCAGTGCATTTGAAGCTGTCGGACAATACAGCGCGGGTAAAATTCCTTACGAAGAACTTTTAGAAGTTGAACGCAAAGCGTGTCCTGGTGCGGGTTCTTGTGGAGGAATGTACACGGCTAATACAATGTCTTCCGCATTTGAAGCAATGGGAATGAGTTTACCTTATTCTTCAACAATGGCAGCTGAAGATGCAGAAAAAGCTGATAGTACAGAAAAATCTGCATTTGTATTAGTAGAAGCCATTCGCAACCAGTTATTACCCCGACAAATTCTCACGCGCCTCGCTTTTGAAAATGCCATATCAGTCATTATGGCGGTGGGTGGTTCAACAAATGCTGTGTTACATTTACTCGCGATCGCTCACACGGCAGGAGTAAAGTTAACACTAGATGACTTTGAAACCATTCGCGCCCGCGTTCCGGTACTGTGTGACTTAAAACCCAGCGGGCAATTTGTCGCGACAGATTTGCATCGCGCTGGTGGAATTCCCCAAGTCATGAAAATGCTACTCGTCCATGATTTACTGCATGGCGACGCACTCACAATTACAGGGAAAACTGTGGCTGAAGTTTTAGCCGATGTTCCCGCCGAACCACGTCCGGATCAATTTGTGATTCACCCTTGGGATAAACCGATATATCAGCAAGGACACTTGGCAGTTTTACGTGGCAATTTAGCAACAGAAGGCGCAGTTGCGAAAATTACAGGTGTGAAGAAACCAGTTATTACAGGTCCTGCGCGAGTCTTTGAATCAGAAGAAGCGTGTCTTGATGCCATTTTAGCAGGCAAGATTGTTGCAGGTGATGTCATAGTCATTCGCTACGAAGGTCCTAAAGGTGGTCCTGGAATGCGCGAAATGCTAGCGCCTACAAGTGCCATTATCGGTGCTGGGTTGGGTGACTCGGTAGGCTTAATTACCGATGGACGGTTTTCCGGTGGTACTTATGGTATGGTAGTCGGTCACGTTGCCCCAGAAGCGGCGGTAGGAGGTGCGATCGCACTTGTGCAAGAAGGTGACACAATCACGATTGATGCACCACAGCGCTTATTGAATTTGCACGTATCTGATGAAGAATTGCGATCGCGTCGGGCAAAATGGCAACCACCACAACCGCGTTACACCAAAGGCGTTTTAGCAAAGTATGCCAAATTAGTATCATCTAGCAGCGTCGGTGCTGTCACCGATTTGGGATTATAA
- a CDS encoding cytochrome P450, giving the protein MSHYRLPPGQTGLPIIGESLSFRFDPHFVEKRYQQYGPIFRTQIIGRPTVFMIGPEAVEFVLASHMDHFSWREGWPDNFKLLLGESLFVQDGEEHRRNRRLIMPAMHGAALESYFGVMETLTQQYLQKWQQKGEFVWYEEFKQLTFDIASQLLLGTNTGAEVTRLSQLFTTLTDGLFAVNPLRLPGTKLGKAIAARNQILQHLAQVVKERQQNPTKDALSLLVQARDEDGSRMSDRELVAQAMLLLFAGHETTTAMLTWLCLELALHPEVLQRARNEQFELAQQGILSLEQLGRMPYLDQILAEVERLHPPVAGGFRGVVKPFEFKGYYVPAGWMVSYSIKITHQLAEIYSQPQHFNPDRFSPQRQEHKQRPYSLIGFGGGSRICVGIAFAKMEMKVISAHLLRNYQWELLPHQNLEDTRFPTSRPQDGLRVQFQQLK; this is encoded by the coding sequence ATGAGTCATTATCGCCTTCCTCCTGGTCAAACAGGTTTACCTATCATTGGAGAATCACTGTCGTTTCGCTTCGATCCGCATTTTGTCGAAAAGCGCTATCAACAGTACGGTCCTATTTTTCGCACTCAAATTATTGGTAGACCTACGGTGTTTATGATTGGTCCAGAGGCTGTAGAATTTGTTCTTGCTAGCCATATGGATCATTTCTCTTGGCGGGAGGGATGGCCTGATAATTTTAAACTCTTACTCGGAGAATCGCTGTTTGTTCAAGATGGTGAAGAACACCGCAGAAATCGCCGTCTGATTATGCCAGCGATGCATGGTGCAGCACTAGAAAGTTATTTTGGTGTAATGGAGACACTAACGCAACAATATCTCCAAAAATGGCAACAAAAAGGCGAATTTGTTTGGTATGAAGAATTTAAACAACTCACTTTTGATATTGCAAGTCAACTATTACTAGGAACGAATACAGGTGCAGAAGTTACACGGTTGAGTCAGTTATTTACTACACTGACAGATGGCTTATTTGCTGTAAATCCGCTACGTTTACCTGGCACAAAATTAGGCAAAGCGATCGCCGCACGCAATCAAATTTTGCAGCACCTCGCTCAAGTTGTCAAAGAACGCCAGCAAAACCCGACTAAAGATGCACTCAGTTTACTCGTACAAGCGCGTGATGAAGATGGAAGCCGAATGAGCGATCGCGAACTTGTCGCTCAAGCTATGCTACTACTTTTTGCTGGTCATGAAACAACAACTGCAATGCTGACGTGGCTGTGTTTAGAATTAGCACTTCATCCAGAAGTGTTACAACGGGCAAGAAATGAGCAATTTGAGTTAGCCCAACAGGGAATATTATCACTAGAACAATTAGGCAGAATGCCTTATCTCGACCAAATTTTAGCTGAAGTTGAAAGGTTGCATCCTCCGGTTGCGGGTGGCTTTCGTGGTGTCGTCAAGCCGTTTGAATTCAAAGGCTATTATGTACCAGCAGGTTGGATGGTATCGTATTCAATTAAAATTACCCACCAGCTAGCAGAAATTTATTCTCAACCACAACATTTTAATCCTGACCGTTTTAGTCCGCAACGTCAAGAACACAAACAACGTCCCTACAGTTTAATTGGTTTCGGTGGTGGATCGCGAATTTGTGTCGGAATCGCGTTTGCCAAAATGGAAATGAAAGTTATTTCAGCACATTTATTACGTAACTACCAATGGGAATTGTTACCCCATCAAAATTTAGAAGATACCAGGTTTCCTACTAGTCGCCCTCAAGATGGACTGCGCGTCCAATTTCAACAACTAAAGTAA
- a CDS encoding recombinase family protein — MKIIAYTYSDPLLESSPDPTIWGWETDCIYQDLGKRTQLQQLIKDYQTEPAYLLIRKIQELGDSVQEVSDRITQLQALNIKIITTEHNTTDIQSDLIQLLQAMQSEQRSRRIRQGHARNRISAQPPPGKAPYGYRRGKDKYALDRSASPVVKDFFEHFLLYGSLRGAVRHLAQKYNKKISVTTGRRWLTNPVYRGDTAYQNGDVVANTHVPIISREEAAQVDRLLRRNRRLPPRTASAPRSLAGLVVCQECQSPMTVVRVTTHQKKSEYLYLRPTLCPKRPKCRAIAYAQVLECTIATVCQDLPRAVAGMNFPQLDAVKESLNRAIASKQQILAQLPNLITTEILDPETAQLRDYKLRTEISELQTQLATLPPVNLRSVAQAVSIPQFWLDLSEAERRFYFREFIRQIQLIRQNDKWHLQVIFVF, encoded by the coding sequence ATGAAAATCATCGCCTACACTTACAGCGATCCTCTCCTGGAATCTTCACCCGATCCCACAATCTGGGGTTGGGAAACTGACTGTATCTACCAAGATCTCGGCAAACGCACGCAACTTCAACAACTTATTAAAGACTATCAAACTGAACCAGCATATCTTCTGATCCGCAAAATTCAAGAACTTGGCGATTCAGTACAAGAAGTCAGCGATCGCATCACTCAACTCCAAGCACTAAACATCAAAATCATCACTACCGAACACAACACTACCGATATCCAAAGCGACTTAATCCAACTTCTACAAGCGATGCAAAGCGAACAACGTAGCCGCCGCATTCGCCAGGGACACGCGCGCAATCGGATCAGCGCCCAACCTCCACCAGGAAAAGCCCCTTATGGATATCGTCGCGGTAAAGACAAATATGCATTAGATCGCAGTGCTTCCCCCGTCGTCAAAGATTTTTTTGAACACTTTCTGCTATACGGTTCCTTACGCGGTGCAGTACGTCATTTAGCCCAAAAATACAACAAGAAAATTTCTGTCACTACTGGGCGACGCTGGTTAACGAATCCTGTCTATCGCGGTGATACTGCGTATCAAAACGGTGATGTGGTTGCAAATACCCACGTTCCAATTATCTCTAGAGAAGAAGCCGCACAAGTCGATCGCCTGTTACGACGAAATCGACGTTTACCACCACGCACCGCGAGTGCGCCGCGAAGTCTTGCGGGTTTAGTTGTTTGTCAAGAATGTCAATCGCCGATGACAGTAGTGCGCGTCACGACTCACCAAAAAAAGAGTGAATATCTCTATTTACGTCCTACACTTTGCCCCAAACGTCCAAAATGTCGTGCGATCGCTTATGCTCAGGTTTTAGAATGCACAATTGCTACAGTGTGTCAAGATTTACCGCGTGCAGTTGCTGGGATGAATTTTCCGCAGTTAGATGCAGTTAAGGAGTCTTTAAATCGGGCGATCGCCTCCAAACAACAAATACTTGCTCAGTTACCCAATTTAATCACTACTGAAATTTTAGATCCTGAAACCGCACAACTAAGAGATTACAAACTCCGCACCGAAATATCCGAATTACAAACACAACTTGCAACTTTACCACCAGTCAATTTGCGATCTGTTGCACAAGCAGTTTCAATTCCTCAATTTTGGTTAGATTTATCCGAAGCTGAACGCCGCTTTTATTTTCGCGAATTTATTCGACAAATTCAGTTGATCCGCCAAAATGATAAATGGCATCTGCAAGTAATTTTTGTTTTTTAG
- a CDS encoding DUF86 domain-containing protein, with product MTAIDDLTRLRHLQDAAREIIDFMSGKTRDDLANNRILVLAVVKDLEIIGEAAGRISAECRTRHPEISWAAMVGMRNRLIYAYFSIDVDIVWDTVTNDLAPLIEQLERVIQEES from the coding sequence ATGACAGCCATTGATGATTTAACTCGCTTACGTCATCTCCAGGATGCAGCGAGAGAAATTATCGATTTTATGTCGGGAAAGACTAGAGATGATTTAGCTAACAATAGAATATTAGTGTTGGCAGTTGTTAAAGACTTAGAAATTATTGGTGAAGCTGCAGGGAGAATTTCAGCCGAATGTAGGACAAGACATCCTGAGATTTCTTGGGCAGCTATGGTTGGGATGCGAAATCGTTTAATTTATGCTTATTTTTCCATTGATGTAGATATTGTTTGGGATACGGTTACAAATGATTTAGCACCACTGATTGAGCAATTGGAAAGAGTAATTCAGGAGGAAAGTTAA
- a CDS encoding VOC family protein has product MQITQCLHAALLVTDLQRAEDFYSNVLGLSKSAARNLNFPGVWYQIGDFQLHLIVAPTVPPQIQNSEKWGRNPHISFAVDDLDTAKQQLTAHNYPIQTSASGRSALFTKDPDNNIIELFQHANS; this is encoded by the coding sequence ATGCAAATCACTCAATGTCTCCATGCTGCACTTCTTGTCACCGACTTGCAACGTGCCGAAGATTTTTATAGCAATGTCTTGGGCTTGTCTAAATCAGCAGCGCGAAACCTCAATTTTCCAGGTGTATGGTATCAAATTGGTGACTTTCAACTCCACCTAATTGTCGCGCCCACTGTTCCCCCACAAATTCAAAACTCAGAAAAATGGGGACGTAATCCCCACATTTCCTTTGCTGTAGACGACTTAGACACCGCAAAACAACAGTTAACAGCCCACAACTACCCCATTCAAACCAGCGCCTCTGGTAGATCCGCACTCTTCACCAAAGATCCTGACAACAACATCATCGAACTCTTCCAGCATGCTAACAGCTAA
- a CDS encoding PIN domain-containing protein, whose protein sequence is MDKIFVDTAAWIALLNTSDTLHQSAFQVMNQLKQQKVFLLTTEFVLLEVADALCAPNVRAKTITFVNGLRQLNILEIIPISQTLLNNGWQLYSQRLDKEWSLTDCISFVVMMQEQISTAFTSDHHFQQAGFIKLL, encoded by the coding sequence TTGGATAAAATCTTTGTAGACACAGCAGCATGGATTGCGTTGCTTAATACGAGTGATACACTCCACCAGTCTGCTTTTCAAGTAATGAACCAGTTAAAACAACAGAAAGTATTTTTACTAACAACTGAATTTGTTCTTTTAGAAGTTGCTGATGCCCTCTGCGCACCTAATGTGAGAGCAAAAACAATTACTTTTGTTAATGGTTTGCGACAATTAAATATCTTGGAAATTATCCCAATTAGTCAGACATTGTTAAATAATGGATGGCAACTATACAGCCAACGTCTTGATAAAGAATGGAGTTTAACCGACTGTATTAGTTTTGTAGTTATGATGCAAGAACAAATCTCAACCGCTTTTACATCTGACCATCATTTCCAGCAAGCTGGATTTATCAAACTGCTCTAA
- a CDS encoding nucleotidyltransferase family protein produces the protein MVQATEYRYIAGNTQKLFSMEIIMQPVLPIHIPQAKIAEFCQRHHIRRLSLFGSVLRDNFRPESDIDFLVEFEPGRTPGYFKLVSMEMELSEMLKDRKIDLRTPNELSIYFRDRVMTEAVVQYDSH, from the coding sequence ATGGTTCAAGCAACGGAATATCGTTACATTGCAGGAAATACACAAAAATTATTCTCAATGGAGATTATCATGCAGCCTGTATTACCAATTCATATTCCTCAAGCTAAAATTGCTGAGTTTTGCCAACGGCATCATATTCGGAGGTTATCGTTATTTGGTTCGGTGTTGCGGGATAATTTTAGACCGGAGAGCGATATTGATTTTTTAGTAGAATTTGAGCCAGGGAGAACTCCAGGTTACTTTAAGTTGGTAAGTATGGAAATGGAACTTTCAGAAATGCTGAAGGATAGAAAGATAGATTTAAGAACGCCTAATGAGTTAAGTATTTATTTCCGAGACAGAGTTATGACTGAGGCTGTGGTGCAGTATGACAGCCATTGA
- a CDS encoding class I SAM-dependent methyltransferase has translation MSTPNNATQLHLMNPLTRFSDRASDYAKYRPSYPHEAIQVILQGLPSQIVAADIGAGTGISSRLLAQQKVKVIAIEPNAAMRQAAESHQLVEFRDGTAEATCLPNNSVNLVTCFQSFHWFNPETTLEEFHRILQPSGRLALVWNERDRSCCFTAEYIQLISEVSNRHPIESLRLKSVEPLFATPSFINIQKHEFAYKQALDLSGLIGCALSVSYVPCEESAQQYLITKLQELYNRNCDKQGLVYIIYRTNVHLAETQIN, from the coding sequence ATGAGCACTCCTAATAATGCCACGCAGCTACACCTAATGAATCCACTGACACGCTTTTCTGATCGAGCATCAGATTATGCAAAATATCGCCCTAGCTATCCGCATGAAGCGATACAAGTTATTTTGCAAGGATTACCATCACAAATTGTAGCAGCTGATATTGGTGCAGGAACGGGTATTTCCTCGCGATTATTAGCACAGCAAAAAGTCAAGGTTATTGCCATTGAACCTAATGCAGCAATGCGCCAAGCAGCAGAGTCTCATCAGTTAGTAGAATTTCGGGATGGAACTGCAGAAGCAACTTGCTTACCTAATAACTCTGTTAATTTAGTCACTTGCTTTCAATCATTTCACTGGTTTAACCCTGAGACAACTTTAGAAGAATTCCATCGTATTTTGCAACCATCAGGACGCTTAGCACTCGTCTGGAATGAACGCGATCGCTCTTGTTGCTTTACTGCCGAATATATTCAGTTGATAAGTGAAGTTTCCAATCGTCACCCTATTGAATCATTACGCCTCAAATCAGTGGAACCATTATTTGCAACACCATCTTTTATTAATATTCAAAAACACGAGTTTGCCTACAAACAAGCTTTAGATTTATCTGGATTGATTGGTTGTGCTTTAAGTGTTTCCTACGTGCCATGCGAAGAATCAGCACAGCAGTATCTGATAACAAAGTTACAAGAATTGTACAATCGTAATTGTGACAAACAAGGCTTAGTCTATATAATCTACCGCACTAATGTGCATCTTGCAGAAACTCAAATTAACTAA
- a CDS encoding HEPN domain-containing protein: MTPQQQALLQKAARSIQSAIMQNESDFSEFAASRAYYAMFYVACAYLEGEGLAFSSHSAVIAAFGQRFARTQRVPAYFHRHLINAMDVRTKADYNVEPNITKEDAAQLIIRAQEFLEFAQQNMNYTPQ; the protein is encoded by the coding sequence ATGACTCCTCAGCAACAAGCTTTACTGCAAAAAGCTGCTCGGAGTATACAATCTGCAATTATGCAAAACGAAAGTGATTTTTCTGAATTTGCTGCTTCTCGTGCTTATTATGCAATGTTTTATGTTGCTTGTGCCTATCTAGAAGGTGAAGGACTAGCATTTTCAAGTCACTCAGCTGTCATCGCAGCTTTTGGTCAAAGATTTGCTCGCACACAGCGAGTTCCCGCTTACTTTCATCGCCACTTAATCAACGCTATGGATGTTCGTACTAAGGCAGACTATAACGTTGAACCAAATATCACAAAAGAAGATGCCGCGCAGTTAATTATACGTGCACAAGAATTTCTTGAGTTTGCCCAACAAAATATGAATTATACACCACAATAG